From the Arctopsyche grandis isolate Sample6627 chromosome 11, ASM5162203v2, whole genome shotgun sequence genome, one window contains:
- the LOC143918855 gene encoding uncharacterized protein LOC143918855 has product MPLLLLLLLLFAFHSAVSQDYDVTDIQCSFGGGVNGGGSRDSIIALLRKPEGFKGSPLFADDRSVAAETDTSCQIRPDPAESTGLLYRLRITDFSRCGVLKRNGFVHVRVWFPQFPGVVMQSDQELIIMCKPPEPTVIENKAAGFAGSFPHGARVSGVVEETPGRLEYEVALYKEAPAARVTNSTGELPVDQAVPIGTKLQLRARINPDSAWKYVKLMEVTVSPDPDDPRMSGSVILVKEGCRNRDFASIIPHQPARYRDKHNEVFLDFEAFLLSTMKERSTLWIHSQIKACMDVADCQPDFCLDLFESSGHGRRKRQMSFALYENTTNVQLSSGGIRAEALTQKFNDTTQFTKFKENIEYTVVMPGELFHKSAVLEASCNTTLVLAGALGCLLLLSGVIMCYLANRLHTVALHSNVSNKSIEQIVRQVQTNTYCDSIGYTGRPTVQ; this is encoded by the exons ATGCCGTTGCTGCTTCTGCTGCTGCTACTTTTCGCA TTTCACTCCGCGGTGTCGCAAGATTATGACg TAACGGACATCCAATGCAGTTTTGGGGGTGGAGTGAATGGAGGCGGCAGTCGCGATTCAATCATTGCTCTTTTGAGGAAACCCGAAGGATTCAAGGGTTCTCCTCTTTTCGCAGACGACAGGTCCGTGGCTGCAGAAACTGACACTTCGTGTCAAATCAGGCCCGATCCAGCCGAATCCACGGGTCTGCTCTATCGTCTGCGAATCACAGACTTTTCTCGTTGCGGAGTTTTGAAAAGAAAC GGGTTTGTGCATGTTCGGGTGTGGTTTCCGCAGTTTCCTGGCGTAGTGATGCAATCTGACCAAGAACTCATCATAATGTGCAAACCTCCGGAACCGACGGTTATAGAAAACAAGGCAGCGGGTTTTGCAGGAAGCTT TCCACACGGCGCTCGCGTTTCTGGAGTAGTGGAGGAAACTCCAGGTCGACTGGAATACGAGGTGGCTCTGTATAAAGAGGCGCCAGCTGCGAGAGTGACCAATTCTACAGGCGAACTTCCAGTTGATCAA gcTGTTCCCATCGGTACCAAACTACAACTGAGAGCTCGAATCAACCCAGACTCGGCTTGGAAATATGTGAAATTAATGGAAGTGACGGTTTCCCCCGATCCTGACGACCCCAGAATGTCAGGAAGTGTAATTTTAGTGAAAGAAGG GTGTAGAAATCGCGATTTCGCTTCGATCATTCCGCATCAGCCGGCAAGATATCGAGATAAACACAACGAAGTATTTTTGGATTTTGAAGCATTTCTATTGAGCACCATGAAGGAACGCAGCACTCTTTGGATCCATTCTCAGATTAAAGCTTGTATGGACGTCGCAGACTGTCAACCAGACTTTTGCCTAGATTTGTTTGAATCGTCGG GTCACGGGAGAAGGAAACGGCAAATGTCGTTCGCTCTATATGAAAATACAACCAACGTTCAGTTATCGTCAGGAGGAATCAGGGCAGAAGCCCTAACTCAGAAATTCAACGACACAACTCAATTCACCAAATTCAAGGAGAATATTGAGTACACTGTCGTCATGCCTGGAGAATTATTTCACAAATCAGCTGTGTTGGAAGCGTCCTGCAATACAACACTGGTACTCGCCGGAGCGTTGGGGTGTCTCTTGCTCCTGTCGGGCGTCATC ATGTGCTATTTGGCTAATCGACT